In Choloepus didactylus isolate mChoDid1 chromosome X, mChoDid1.pri, whole genome shotgun sequence, a genomic segment contains:
- the LOC119522894 gene encoding spindlin-2, protein MKTPNTQEAKGQQPRAAAGRATGSANMTKKKASQKKQRGRPSSQPRRNIVGCRISHGWKEGDEPITQWKGTVLDQVPINPSLYLVKYDGIDCVYGLELHRDERVLSLKIISDKVASSQLGDANLANSIIGKAVEHMFEGEHGSKDEWRGMVLAQAPIMKAWFYITYEKDPVLYMYQLLDDYKEGDLCIMPETSESPPAEKESGGVVDGLIGKHVEYTKEDGSKRISMVIHQVEAKPSVYFIKFDDDFHIYVYDLVKKT, encoded by the coding sequence ATGAAGACCCCCAACACACAGGAAGCCAAAGGGCAACAACCAAGGGCAGCTGCTGGACGGGCCACTGGGTCTGCAaacatgacaaagaaaaaagcctCCCAAAAAAAGCAAAGGGGCAGACCTTCCTCCCAGCCCCGCAGGAACATCGTGGGTTGCAGAATTTCACATGGGTGGAAGGAAGGGGATGAACCCATCACGCAGTGGAAGGGAACCGTTCTGGATCAGGTGCCTATAAATCCTTCTCTTTATTTAGTGAAGTATGATGGAATTGACTGTGTCTATGGACTGGAACTTCACAGAGATGAAAGAGTTTTAtctcttaaaattatttctgacAAGGTGGCATCATCTCAACTTGGTGATGCAAACCTTGCAAATTCCATAATAGGCAAAGCAGTGGAACATATGTTTGAGGGGGAGCATGGTTCTAAAGATGAATGGAGGGGAATGGTCTTAGCCCAAGCACCTATCATGAAAGCTTGGTTTTATATTACCTATGAGAAAGATCCTGTCTTATACATGTACCAGCTTTTAGATGATTATAAAGAAGGTGACCTCTGTATCATGCCAGAGACCAGTGAGTCTCCTCCAGCAGAGAAGGAGTCAGGAGGAGTTGTAGATGGCCTGATAGGTAAACATGTGGAATATACCAAAGAAGATGGCTCCAAACGGATCAGCATGGTCATTCACCAAGTGGAAGCGAAACCCTCTGTTTATTTCATCAAGTTTGATGATGATTTCCACATCTATGTCTATGATTTGGTGAAAAAGACCTAA